The DNA window TGGCCATGTAATACCTAGGGGCCTACCAGATTCACAGCcctgaaaaacatgtcacagactgtgaaatcagaCCTTCCCCAGGAAGTCTAGCTAttggaggggagtgggagaggcagggctgggggtgccccagctgggggctcctCGCTGTTCGTCTGGGCCGGGAGGGATCAGACCCTCCCCGGCTGCAAGAAGCTGCACAGCTAcgctgaaggcagtgcagaaatgagggtggcaatcctgcaaccctctcttcccccccacctccttttgggtcaggatccccacagtaacaacatcatgaaatttcagatgtaaacatctgaagaCCTGAAACTGACCAATTTAAAAATCCTTTGGCCATTAAATTGTTCAGAATGGACTATTAATTTGGTAGGGCCTCAGTAATACCTGATATCTCCCCTGCCCTTGCAGCATGATGGACTTTACTGGCTTCCTTCTATCTCTGATACCCAGTGCAACGATACAACTAATGGGCTCTCTTTGCTCTCTCAGTTTCAAGCTGTTCCAGAGTTCAGCCAACGTTCCTGCTAAATTTGCTGAGGACAAGGAAAAGATGGTTGCCCGAACAATCCAGATTGTGGAGCTGGCCAGTGAGACGTGGCTGGTGACAGGCCGGCATCCCATTCCCATCGTCACTGCTGCAGCCTACCTTGCGTGGCAGTCGCTGCAGCCCGTGGGGCGCCTGACATGCACCTTCCCTCGCTTTTGTAAGTTGGCGGGCACAGACCTACCCCCACCAGCCCACCTGCGGCTGAAGGAGCTTAACGACATCCTCCTGAGAATGGCCTCCCAGCTGGCCTGGCTGCGTGTGCTCAATGTGGACAAAAAGACTGTGGTCAAACACATCGGGGACCTGCTCCAGCACCGACACTTCCTGCTGAGAAGCTCCTTTAGCTTAGGAGACACTGAGGATCAAAGTGCCACAGCAGCAGGTGATGGCTCTGAGTGTTCACCACAAGCTGCAGGGGGCTCGACCCAAGCGGAGGGCTGCCACCCCGGGGGCAAACAGAAATGCAGCAGTGTACAGAGGCCTTTGCTGCCACCATGCCTTATAAACCCCAGGAAGAGACTTCGAACAGTAGCTCTGAGCCCTTCAGACCAGGCTATCACTGGAGATGAGGCCATTTCGGACAGTGAAATAGAGCAATACCTGCGGAGCCAGGAGGAGATGCAGGAGTTCAGCAAGGCCCAGGCCTGGCACTGAACTGAGCTCCCAAGAGCAACATGGACAGAGGAACTAAGAACTAGCCAACTGAAGTAAAGGTATGAATTCTACAGCACAGCTGTCTGTGTTGTGCTGGTAGCAGACATTCTTCCCACTGGAGAAATAGGATAATGGGGTCTCTTAAGTATTCCATGCTATGGGAAGGAGTTGTAAGTAAATGATGACATGCTCTCCTAATTCTGCCGgggcaaaaaattaaaataccagAATGACTCGCTAAATGAGACTTTCCTAGGGAAACTGTttgatttgttaaaaataatCATCGCAGCTACCAGAAATGCCTTCAGGATGTTCTCTTACCAATTTAGTTAGTTTGTTGAAATCCAGATGTTCTCCAGTATTGTCCCGGTGCAGCCCTTACAAGTGAGTCTAACTTGTCTGTGTACTGATTGAAGGTGGTGCTAGCAGTGTGGGTAAGTAATTCTATTTTGCCTATCAGTAGAAGCATTCAGATTTCTTGCTGTTGTATCTGGGTATGATAATTCCAGCTTGACAAAAAGGCTGTTAATCTGTGTGGTTTTGGTTAGGACTAATTCCTTTGCATTCCCTGCACTAAGATGTAGGATTATTTGAATAGGGCAGCCAGCTCGTTTCTCAAGGCTGCTCAGTGGCACACAAgccttttattaattattatagaGCAAAGTCAGGGTTATGCATCCCCATTTGGAAGTGTGGAGGAGAAAGAGAGTACTTTTTTCCTGTCTAAAACAGAGTAACACTTGGTGCAAGCTCAGTGTTCCAAGCTTGCTGTTTGGCACTTGGTTCATTTGAGTTCCTTCCAGCGAAGTACGACCCTGCCATTTTGTTCCACTAGAGCTCAGCTGCATTGTTTGTGATTACTAGAACTGCCACTTTCATTTACTGTTAAGGCTTTTTTCAAAATGCAGTGCCCATTTCCCTTGGTGAGCAATATGAACTACCTGTGTGGGCATCATGCTATGAGATCTAAGTCTTGGGGCCACTGCCCTGGGGACAGATAGTGGGTTGGGTTGGATATTAGAGACATCCCTAATGATACCGTTGGGAAGCTAACATTGCCCTTTGCCTAATAAGGAAAACAGTTCTGACCTTGGCTGTTAAATTTATTATGTGAAGCTGCTGGAATTTTGAATCCTTTCTTTATATGATTATGGCACCATTTGTTGATATCTAAGTACAGCCAAATTCAATAAAAGAAAGTGTGCTGAAGGGTCTGTTATTGTATAAGGGACTAAGGGCCTAAAACAAGCAACGTCACTTCTCAGTAGATTTGCAaatctttaatatattaaaacaaaacatatttgctAGAAACATTtggtttatataaaaaaaatgcaactccccccccccaaccctttaaacacattttctttggcacttttccctccctcatgtATATTGCAGGAAGCTCTGTTGATATGTCATTTGCTTGTTATGTAAACAGACAAAATAAGTGTAATACAAAGCTTTTATAATACTGTCACAGTGCAGCAAGCATATAACAAGTTCAGCATCAGATTCAAATTGTATTAAATACAAAGcacatttaaaaagtaatttgaaTTAGGGGGAAGTCTATCAAGGCTGGGGGGTAGTAGCACTGCTGTGTAAGCCCATTGGTCTTTCAGCAATAGAGGGggttcagaatggagaggaagaaatagaggaaaaatattttaagtgcttTATAATCCTTTAACTCCTGCATCTTTCCACCCCAATCTCTTAGAAATGGTGTGGACATGAGTGCTGGCTCCATGCATGCCTTCTAGCACTTCAGTCTGTAACTAACCCTGGGGAGGTAGGTAAGTGTTGATACCCATGTTTACGGGGGCACAGAGGTTGTGACTTGCCTTCAGCCACAAATGGGAGTCTGTATCAGAGCTGGGCTTGGACACAGGACTAAAGCCAGGAACCTCTAAGGCAATGTGCCCCACTCTTCTAATCCTCCTTTGATTTCAAGTGGGACAAAAGCAGCCACAATAGCAGGAGAACTAAGGCCCTGGGTCTCCCTGCTGACTATAGGAACAAGGCTAAAATTGTCTTCTCAGCCAACCTCTGGTCAAACTCCTTTTGAAAGGCAAACAAATTCTGTGTAGGGAAGAGGAGAATTCTTTCTTCATCCACTGATTGGTGGTTTGAATACCCAGTTCAATGCTTCACAGGCTATAGATGCTGTTTTCTCCTCACTGTGTTTCTTTAGTGATAGGCACATGTGGTGGAATTGGCAGCAAATCTCAGCTCATGAAACTTATTGCTGGGCACTATTTTGAATAGAAACTTCTTTTTAGGAGACATTTTTACTGAAGGTTCCTTTTCAACATCAGGCTCTGGGACCTGTCTGTATTTATGGTAAGAAGCTGCTTTGACTTTTTGTGTTGAAAAAACAAGTGCTTAACCAAGTaccagcccttttaaaaattttgtagGAAGGCTGAGTTATATAGACAGACACTTACCTCCTTCAGtttttctctgtgctgctgtAACCATGTGTGGCCTGAACAATTGCCCTACTAGTTAACAAGGTTCTTTTCACTTAATAGAACCAGCCCTAGTCTGGGCAGACTCTGAATTATCTATTTACATTAGTTTTGCTCTTGCAgcaaaaaatttaaacatttttgaacaTGCTAAATGGGATTTAAGGGCAAGTATCCATATCTGTACCTCTGCCCAACTCCTTGGTTCCCTTTTGAGGGGCTAGCACTCCCGACACACAAGGCATGAGACTTGAAAACCTTTCACAGTGAGTGT is part of the Dermochelys coriacea isolate rDerCor1 chromosome 26, rDerCor1.pri.v4, whole genome shotgun sequence genome and encodes:
- the BRF2 gene encoding transcription factor IIIB 50 kDa subunit; its protein translation is MSGQRKCPDCGSCEIVEDAHYAQNQLVCADCGFILTEGLLTTTFQDEEHLQEVTYSRSTGQNEQLSRCKLRGIKRVQDLCKVLYLPAVFEETALSYFQRAIEHPSFHLVSLEKKEILVGCCVFVTCRQRNWPLTMGTICSLLYADKELFASVYLCVLKELELDVPALSLTDLVKTHLNSFKLFQSSANVPAKFAEDKEKMVARTIQIVELASETWLVTGRHPIPIVTAAAYLAWQSLQPVGRLTCTFPRFCKLAGTDLPPPAHLRLKELNDILLRMASQLAWLRVLNVDKKTVVKHIGDLLQHRHFLLRSSFSLGDTEDQSATAAGDGSECSPQAAGGSTQAEGCHPGGKQKCSSVQRPLLPPCLINPRKRLRTVALSPSDQAITGDEAISDSEIEQYLRSQEEMQEFSKAQAWH